Within Ovis aries strain OAR_USU_Benz2616 breed Rambouillet chromosome 3, ARS-UI_Ramb_v3.0, whole genome shotgun sequence, the genomic segment CTCTCCCTGCCATCCAGCCCTGGCTGCCCTCCCCTGCTCTCTGTCTCACGCAGTACCTGCTGTCCATGGTGGTGGAGTACTTCGGCCGTGTGGGGCTGCCTGGTCACCTCTACAACAGGATCCACTTCTTCCTGGCCCTGTGAGCGCTGCCCAAGGGCCCCCAGTGGTGGTTCAAGGCCTTCAAAGGGTCACAGGGTCAGAGGAGGGGAAGGCAACCAGTCAGATCCTGGGGTGATGAATGTAGCCAGGAGACACCGCACACTGCCCGAAGACAGTGACCCAAGGTGGAGACCCCCAGGGGAATGACAGCAGCCAGAACCTTGCCCTGGGCCAGACAGGCTTGGTGCTGAGCGCCATCCTGTTGTCTGGATCCAGGAGCTCCAGCCAATGGGGCTCCCCTGGACCCCAGGCCTGGATACTCTGTCCTAGACGCTGGCTCCTCCAGGGAACCTCGGCAGCCTCTCCACTGCCCTCCTTTGCCCTGAGGCTGGGAGTCCTCACAGGGCTGAGTCCAGCCTGCCCTCTTTTCTGGTGGCAGCTACATCGCCTCCGACATGGAAGAAGACAACCCCACGTCCAAGCGGAGCATCTTCCAGTTCCTGCTGGGCAGGGAGCACTGGCCAGACCTCTATAAGGAGTTCCTCAAGCTGAAGGTGGAATTCTTCCACGCGATGGGGCACCGAGCCTGGGTCACCCCCGAGTTGTGCGAGGAGGTCTGTCGGGGATGAGGGCTGGGGGCCACATCCCAGAAGTGAGGGGCTGGGTCCTTCCTCAGGGGGCTTACCCCACTGTGCTTCCCTTTTAGATCCAGGCTCAGAACCCACATCACTGGGTCTGGAGTCGGGCACGCCACTGCGCCCCCTAGGTTCCCACGGAAATGGAGTGGGGAGTGCAGCTGGTCCAAGTGAGTACGGGGCTTCCTGGTGGGGACGCCGCCACCCCCCTATGCCCTTGCAGCCACCTCCAGGGCTGGTGGGCACGAGGAGGAAGTGCCACTGCGTCCCTGGATGCGTGATTAGCCTAGTAAGCGCTCTGAGAACTCCCGTGGTACAGAAAGTAATTACTGTGTTTATATTAAAATTCTCCCAACGGATTCCATTATGGAATCATGAACTATGCTGTACAAGGTCCCAATTTGCATAtcaatctttcttctttttttttattttttaggaaaaCTCTTGAAAATGTTGATCTAAGCCATGAAAACCTCTGCAAGGTTTTGATCTgagttgaaaattttaaatataaatacatgaaaaacacTGAGGTCATCCTTTCTGGAAAAGGAGCTATTACCCTGGTggctcttgggggaaaaaaaaggagaaagattaATTCCAGCATGTCATCCAAAGTTCTGTGTGCTTTGCTCCCTGGGCTGGGTCCCTGAAGGATGTGGCAGGGTCTAGCCTCACAAGGATGGAAGGAGCTCCTAGAGCTCTCTGGTCTTTGAACAAATAAGCTCACTGGAAAATAAAGCAGCACATACGTGGAGGTGACAGAGGACAGGTGTGGAGACCCAGCATCCGACAGGCAGCACACTCTTCAGTATCTGTCTTCTTTGCCTTCAGCTCCATTTCTCTGTGTGGATCTGCTCTGTGTGAAGGGAGCTCATCCATGAAGGGCATGAGGAACCCTCCGCCTGGGCTGGAACAATCCTGTGAGCTGAGTGCCCACCCCACGCCCCGTCTCACTGCAGGGCGTGACGAGGTGCACTCTGaccccaggagaaagaaaaggagagacagagcAGGGTGGGTGTGTTCTGAGATAAACTGAGTTTGGTATCAAGTTCCATTCATCCCCAGCATTTTATGTGACAACCAAGAATATGTCAGGACACATATTCCTACCGTACATATCAGGAGTCtcaaaattccaaagaaaacagCATTCTAACGACAATAATAAAGAGAGAACAGCAGTCAGCGGGGCCCCTCCCGGGCCTGGCCATGATAAAGACGACGAGGGTGACAAGGATTCTCCCAGAGGCCGTCCTCTGCGCACCTGGAGCTGCGGTCCTGACAGCCTCCTCCCCAGGGGGCCTGCCACCCACCtgacccctctctctctctccttcccccaactGGGGGGCAGCCTCAGACAGACAGAAAGCACTGGGTGGGTCTCCAGCTCTCTGCAGGCCTATGGACCATCGCGAACGGAACCTGCGGTGCCAAACCAGCCAGTGGTATGATGGCCCCTGGCCTCCCAGTGGGTGTCAGCCAACGAGGCCCTGAGCCCGAGGGCCCTGGAAGGGCTGAGCAGTAACATGGAGGGGCCCCAAGGGAGCCAAGACCGGACCAGGCGCCTCCATGGAGACCGAGGgcaggcaaagggagaagggccGGAAAGTGCAGCAGCAGGCCTGCACTGCCAGGGAGGAAGAACCTGAAGAAGAGCCCAGAGAAACGACCAGGCGGGAGGA encodes:
- the LOC132659528 gene encoding putative speedy protein-like protein 3; this translates as MVVEYFGRVGLPGHLYNRIHFFLALYIASDMEEDNPTSKRSIFQFLLGREHWPDLYKEFLKLKVEFFHAMGHRAWVTPELCEEVCRG